The following DNA comes from Macaca thibetana thibetana isolate TM-01 chromosome 14, ASM2454274v1, whole genome shotgun sequence.
GCTCGGGCAATCAGTCCGTGCGCCTGGTCACGTCATCAACCCACAATCGCTACGAGACGGTGGAAATGGTCTTCATTGCCACAGTGACAGGCTCCCTGAGCCTGGTGACTGTCGTGGGCAACATCCTGGTGATGCTGTCCATCAAGGTCAACAGGCAGCTGCAGACGGTCAACAACTACTTTCTCTTCAGCCTGGCGTGTGCTGATCTCATCATAGGCGCCTTCTCCATGAACCTCTACACCGTGTACATCATCAAGGGCTACTGGCCCCTGGGCGCTGTGGTCTGCGACCTGTGGCTGGCCCTGGACTACGTGGTGAGCAATGCCTCCGTCATGAACCTTCTCATCATCAGCTTTGACCGCTACTTCTGCGTCACCAAGCCCCTCACCTACCCTGCCCGGCGTACCACCAAGATGGCAGGCCTCATGATTGCCGCTGCCTGGGTCCTGTCCTTCGTGCTCTGGGCGCCTGCCATTTTGTTCTGGCAGTTTGTGGTGGGCAAGAGGACAGTGCCCGACAACCAGTGCTTCATCCAGTTCCTGTCCAACCCAGCAGTGACCTTCGGCACAGCCATCGCTGCCTTCTACCTGCCTGTGGTCATCATGACGGTGCTGTACATCCACATCTCCCTGGCCAGTCGCAGCCGAGTCCACAAGCACCGGCCCGAAGGCCCGAAGGAGAAGAAAGCCAAGACGTTGGCCTTCCTCAAGAGCCCACTAATGAAGCAGAGCGTCAAGAAGCCCCCACCTGGGGAGGCCACCCGGGAGGAGCTGCGCAACGGCAAGCTGGAGGAGGCCCCCCCGCCGgcgctgccaccaccaccacgccccatgACTGACAAGGACACTTCCAATGAGTCCAGCTCAGGCAGTGCCACCCAGAACACCAAGGAACGCCCAGCCACAGAGCTGTCCACCACAGAGGCCACCACACCCGCCATGCCCGCCCCTTCCCTGCAGCCGCGGGCCCTCAACCCAGCTTCCAAATGGTCCAAGATCCAGATCGTGACAAAGCAGACAGGCAATGAGTGTGTGACAGCCATTGAGATTGTGCCTGCCACGCCTGCTGGCATGCGCCCTGCGGCCAACGTGGCCCGCAAGTTCGCCAGCATCGCTCGCAATCAGGTGCGCAAGAAGCGGCAGATGGCGGCCCGGGAGCGCAAAGTGACACGAACGATCTTTGCCATTCTGCTAGCCTTCATCCTCACCTGGACGCCCTACAACGTCATGGTCCTGGTGAACACCTTCTGCCAGAGCTGCATCCCTGACACAGTGTGGTCCATTGGCTACTGGCTCTGCTACGTCAACAGCACCATCAACCCTGCCTGCTATGCTCTGTGCAACGCCACCTTTAAAAAGACCTTCCGGCACCTGCTGCTGTGCCAGTATCGGAACATTGGCACTGCCAGGTAGGCAGGCAGGAGTGCCCTAGGAGGTGCTGGTATTGCGTGCGTCTGCTGGGGGACCACACGGCTCACCTGCTGTGGGGAAGAGTTGCAGGCACCATTCCGTGTTCATGTTTGCTGAGGAGGAAGCTCAGAAGAGGCTCTGGCTGCATTCAGAGACCAGCTCTCTGCTCAGGCTGAGGAGGCTCACCCCAGGGAATGTCTGAATTGGGGCTGCCTGGCCCACCTCTGTGGCCCTGCTTCCGCGAGCTGTGGGGCACTGGCCTGGGTGGGCACCTGCCCCACTGTGGCCATCAGCAGTGCTGAGAGAATGGACATCTGGACGGGGGCCGAAGCCCAGGGCCCCTCAGGAGGAACAGAGGGACCAGTGCTTGGAAAAGGAGGCTTGGGATGGGAGTAGAAGGGTTGGAGTCCCCCATTCTGCTGTAATCGGTGCTTTCTGCCCCCCTGCACCCTGCATGTAGGCTCAGCCCCCTCTCCCCAGATCCCACTCCAGAGGCAGAACTCTCTGGCTGCAGCTACTCAGCCAGGTTCTGGGTGGGTACGGTGGAGGCCAGGTCCCCACAACCCCAGCAGCACTGCCCTTGTCACATTACGATGGGGCAGCTGGGAGGTCAGGGGTTCTCTCTCAGGAACTGAGGTCTGGCCTCCTCCGGTCCCAGGCTGAGCTGAGAGTGGTCCGCTTATTCAGAAGACAGCCCCCTGCGGCCCCGGCCTTAGAAGGCTGTCCCAGGTCGCACATCGAGTCAGGGTGAGGCTGTGGTGGGCGGTATTCCCATCCGCCCTCTTCAAACCTCTCACCCTCTGGCTTCTGCAGGGTGGAGGCCTGGGTCACACAGGCAAGAGGAAAGGGGTCGACCTGGTGGCTCACTCGGGTTTCCGTGACAGTGGGAAGGGGGAGGTGGGCAGTGAGGTAGCCACGCAACCCCCCGCATCTGCTCTCCCCCAATGGGTAGAACCTTCCTGATTGGCTGTGGGTTGGATCAAAAGACCTTTGACTGGGCGAGGCCGAGATGGGTGCGGTGGTTCCAGTGAGTCAGCCAGgttcccttccccagccctggtCCCTGGGGGAGATGAGGACCGAGAGGCTTAGGCGACTTGATGGCGGGCACCCTTTCGGGGGCCCTGGAAGAAATTTTCGTAATTGTTCTGCTTTTTCCATGAGCTCTGGAgagcacccaccaccaagcccccAGCCCCCTGAAACCCACCAGTCCCTACAGCCTGGTCTTTctccccaccttcccactccCAAACACATTTCCACAGCAAACTCCTTGGGAAGGggcttttatatattaaaaaagaaaagcttttattgGGGGGGGAAAAAGTTTATTTGATGTGTTTCTTAGTAATGGAATTGTGGGGAAGAACAAAAGCGGGCTCTGGGACTCACATTGCTTTGGGGGAGGCTAAAGCTTCCCAGAATCCCTTGTCCCTCCCCACTTTGGGCACttaggggtggggctggggagtgaGAGGGACAAGGCAGGGAATGATTGATTAAAGCTAACGAGCAGACAGAAGGCACTGGTGGGTCATATCTCGGGCCTGGAAGAGGGAGGGCGTGGGCCAGGCCCCATGTAACACCAGGGGCTCCTTGGCATCCAGGCTTGGCCTCTagtcctttcccttccctttcttggctgtaaaacaagaaagaaagattaatacCGTATCAACAGGCCGACCCATTGCAGACCGCGGGctccacaaacacacacccaggcatcagggaaggaggagaagattCTGCCCCCTAGTGGTTTCCAATCAGCTGACCCGGAAGCAAGGGATGGGGCCGCCATTGTGATGTGGACATCGGACACCCCCAGCTTCCTATTTCCACTTGGGATCAGAAAACCTTCAAGTTTCCAGTTCCGGTCCTGGTCACAGCAGCCCTGGACAGCGTCAGCCTCCTCACCTGAGAAGCGGGCAGATTCACCCGTGCCCTGTTGGCCTCACTGAGCTGAGTCAGGAGTGAGCTGAGAGGCCCAGGGTGGGCTGTGACCTCCTCCCAACACTAGAAAGGGCAGAGCTGACCAGATGCTGCCCGTGGCTGGAGAGCTGACAAAGGCAAGCCGTTCCAGGACAACTTTCCCTGGGTCCTAAGCCAGATGCTCCAATGGAGTAGCTTGAGTTGGTCCCTATTTGGGCCAGGGAAGATTTATGTCCCCAGCATCACCTGCCGCCCCTCTTGTAGTGCCCATCTCTAGACTTTTCCAGGCAGGGAAGCCAAGTGAGGCGATGTCAGGAAGCTATTGGCCAGGACTCAAAACTTAAGGTTTAACCTGGAATGGTCCCCTCACAGGCGGCGGGGGCGGGAGAGGGGGGGAGCAGACCCCTTGGGACAGCCCCACCCCCTTCTCCTCTCGCTGACCTTTGGCCTTGGCTTTGGTCTTGGGGGTGCAGGGCTTGGTGACGCGGATGGTCTCCTGGCACTGGGCATTGTAGCGCGCCTTCTTCAGGGTGCCTTGGCGGACTTTGGTGCCTGTGCCCCCATCACACGCACCCCAGTTCTCAAACTTGTACTTGCAGTCGGCTGGTGGGAGAGCGGCCCGGGTCAGCGCTGCACGCCCCCGCGGCCGTCCCTCCAAGGGTCTGCCCAGGCTTCGGCGAGGCTGTGCCCCCATCTCCTGCCCTCCGCCTGCGCCCCGCCTCACCTCCAAACTCCTTCTTCCAGTTGCAGGGCACCCTGCACCGGATGCGCTGGGTCTGGGCCCCGCAGGTGCCCTCGCGGAAACCCACGCCGCAATCCTTGCTGCTGGGGGTGCAGGGCCCCCAGGCCCACTCCGCACACTCGCTCCCCGGGCCGCCCTTCTTCACCTTGTCTACAACGCGCGGGGAACAGAGTTCAGGACGGGGGCACGGGGAGACTCCCTCAGGGGCCGCCTTCCTGGGGTTCCAGGCTGGGAACCCAGGCGGCCCAGCCCAGAGGTGGCGGGGCCTCGCCTGCCCGTCCCCAGCCCTCCTTCGATCATCCCCCATCACCTTTCTTTTTGGCCACTGCGGAGGTGAGCGCCAGCAGGGCGAGGAGAGTGAGAAGGAGGAAGCCTCGGTGCTGCATCCTGGGGGGAGAGCGCGAGTCTGAGTCCCTGGCCCGTCCCCTTCCCCGCCGGGGGCCGCGTGCAGGGCCCTCCCACCCCCGCGTGCCCCACTTTCTAGGCCCCAAGTCGGGCTGCGAGGGTGGCGGCGGTGGGAAGACTTGGGGCGGCCCCTCGCCGCTAGCCCGGACGCACCGCCGAGAGGAGACTCCCTGGGGGGCGCCTCGAGCCTAAGACGCAGCTCagacccccacccccgcctccaGCCCCCAGATCGGCCGCGGCCGGGAGGACCGGGGGCCGCCGCGCGCTCACTCGCTCGCTGCCCGCGCTGCTTCGCTCCCTCCCGCGCCGGGCCCGTCCCGCTCCGGCCGCCGCGGCCCCTTTTGTCTCCAGAACCGGTCTGAGCCGGTCACATGGGCCCCcgccccctctccccaccccccagggAAGGacccgccccgccccctcccctcaAACCCGCACCGCCCCCGACCCCGGCGTCCCCGCCCCCGCTCCCGCCGGCGCCCCCTGAGCTTCTACTCCGGCGTCCGTGCGCCCAGCCCCGCGCCCTCGCCTCTCCCCGCCGGTGTCCTCCGCGCTGCGACGGCGGCCTCTCCCGGCCCCAGGCCCCTTCCCGCCCGTGCACACCGGCCCCCGGCCCACTCCCTGAGCCGCCGCCCGCTGCCCCCATCCCGGGTCATCCCCTGCCGTACGCCAGGGCCCGGGCCGCCCTCAGGCCCCGGCTTCCCTTGCCTGCCGCGGAGCCCCCGCGACTGTGTAACGAGCCGGGCCCGCTCCCCTCCACGGCCGGCTCAGCCCTGGCGCCCTGCTGGCTACTGGGGAGGGGGCGCCACCTGGGACCGTTTCCGCGGGTGGGCAGGGAGGCGCTCTGCTGTGCTGAGGGGAGTCTGGGACTCGGACCCCCAGAGAAAGTCACGGGTGCGGTCACCCAGTGCCTTTCCGGGAGCACGGGCATGAGGGACAGCGAGTGAGGGTCCTGGGGGAGGAGCCCGCGGACCTGGATTTGGTGAAACTTGGCGCTGACACGAGCCGTCTGAGAAGTTCCAGACCTGGCCACAGCGGCGGCTCCAAGTGCCCACCCCCTCTGACCCCGGGCCTGCGGCATTGCCTCGCCCGGTTCCCCCAAACCCGGAGAGCCCCcgaggcctgggggaggggcttgctcaaggccacagGGCAAATGGGCCACAGAGCCCGGGCtcgcccccgccccaccccttTCACTTTCATTGTTGTTCCCCGCGGGAAGCGGGAAGCCGGAGGGATCGGCCCCGCCCCTGGCCCCGACGAGCTCGGCCGTCGGGCAGAGGTCAGGAACCGGGCAGGCCCTGGGACCCACCCCCAAACGGGAGCCGGGGACCCGAGAAGGTGCTGTCGACAGCATCCAGTTCCCCACCCCGAGGACAACCCCGCAGCCCCCGCTTTTTGTTAGACCTCCTCcgcaaaagaagaaaagcagaaaagaaaaaaatccactttaCTGAGTCACACCCAGCTGTAAACATGTCACCGTGAGAgtcccgccccccacccccaggccgcACAGTCCGCGATGAAATGACGGGGGAGCGGGGAGGGTCGCCGGAGCGGGTGCCAAGCAGGGCAGGGCGGGCAAGTGCAGCAGGCGCTGGGTGTCCGGGAGGAAGCCcgggggaggtggggtggggcaaGAGCGGAGGCTGGGGGCCCGGCCGAAGACCAGGGGGCCCTGGAAGCCTCTTTCCGAAGGCCTCCCTCTTTCTCCAGCCCCTCCACTCCTCGGAGGGCATCTGCTGCGGCCAGGGAGCGCCCTGACCCAGAATCCCCCCGCCAAAGGCATGTCCAACCCAGCCGTGTCCTGTTCCCCTGTGAGCCTCCGGGTCCGTTGGGGGCCTCAGGGGGACAGGTGAGGCCCCCAGCTCCTGAATCCAGCCCTAGGTTTGGGCGGCTCCTTAGGGCGCGGCACGGGGTTCTTTCCCTGGGGCCTGGGTCCCCCCGTGGCCGTCCCACTGGAATGTGGCAGTGAGGTGGGCAAGGAGGGCGCTCGTCCCCTGGCCGCATTGTCCCTCCTGCTGCCCGTGGGCAGCCCGCTACACAGCCGTCTCCTGGTCCTCCCGCTGGATCATCTGGTAGTGCTGCCGGTTCTCCAGGTAGGCGGCCAGCTCGGTGTCCTGAGCCTTCTCAGCCCGCTGCCGGGGAGTGTCTCCCTGAAGGAGGGGGGAGCTGCGATCAGCAGGGGCCAGAGGCAGGCCTACCCCCTAGCAGGCTGAGAAGTAGGGGCTCTACCTCCCTGTGGCCTGGTCGGGAGGGAGGCCTCTCTGCCCACCAGCTCCTCCCCTGCTGGCTCAGGTTTCTCAGCGTCTGGACTGCGTCTTCCCAGggacagcccccagccccagctctcctCTAGGACCTTGGGAAGGGTTTGGTTGGTGCCTGCATGGGCTTCCTGCCCGCCGTCTGCTCACCTGCTGGTCTGTCTTCATGAGCGAGGCCCCGGCCTCCACGATGTAGTGGCAGATGGTGCGCTGGCCCAGGGCCGCTGCCTGGTGCAAACAGGTCTCCCCGCTGGGGGAGCAGGGGCTGGCTGTGTACCCCATCCCGGCCCCTGATCCACCCATCTGTCTCCCAAGGGCCATCGGAAAAGGCACGAAGTTCAGGGCTCTGGGGCAACAGGGGTGGCCCAGGGGACGACAGATGTGGCCAGGAAGTTTATGGGCTCTGACCTGACAAAatgggaggggtggggaaaaGGGCGGTTTCTGGGATGACCAGGGTCCTGCACTGCCCAGATACTCACTTTTCCTCCACGGCATCGAGGATCTCTGGGGGGgctggagaaggggagagggtggTCAGAGAGGCCTgacagcccctcctcctcccaccttggccccagGCCCTGGGCTCCATCGCCCGGCTCACCATGGTCCAGCAGGTAGCGGACCACATCCTTGCTGCCAGTGCTGACTGCATGGTGCAGGAGCGTGCGGCTCCGCTCATCTCGGTGCATGAGGTCGCCCCCAGCTCGGTGCAGCTCCTGGAGCTGAGGGCAGGAGGCATGGCAGGGCAGGGCCTCCTGGGGCCACCCCTCCTTCCCCCAGCTGACACGCTGGCCCACAGCCGGGTACACCAGCACAGGCCTGAAATGAGTGCGCTCATACATCTTACTCCCGAGTTGCCTCTGTGGGTCTCTCTGGAGCACCAGAGGGGCCTCTCACCCCACAGCCTGTGGGCTCCCTGGCAGCATTGGTGACCAGGCCCTGGAGCAGTGCTTCCTCTGACCTGCTCCTTTCTAAGCACCAGGGACTGGTGGACTGAGCTAGGAAGCCCCTACTAGGAGCCATCTATTGTGGCCTAGACAGAGATAGGGTAAGGTGGAATGGGACGATCACTGGAGATCCCACAGAGGGCCAGAGGATGACAGATGACAGCACCTGAGCAGGTCAGCTCTTGGCTCAACCCAGAGGCCTTGCTCCCCAGGACCTGAGGGAGCTGCTGGGGGAAGGAACTGGAGCCTGGAGCTAGTACCTTACAGAAGTCGTTCCTCTTGGCAGCCTCAATCAGCTCTTCACCTGCACGGAACACCTGCCCGTTACTCTGCAGTCGGGGACCTGGGCTTGGGTTGGTGTTTCAGTGGACAGGACTGTGCCTGCCGGGCATGTGCGCCCAGGGCTGGGTTGGTGCGTGAAGCTCGAAGGCTGTGTTTGTGTAAGGCTGTATCTGGGCCCTATCCCCACCCCACTGAGTCTCCTGCCCCCAACCAGGCAGAAAGGAGGGGCCCCAGAGGAAGAGGCCTCACCTTCAGGGGGTGCGGCATCCCCTTGCAATGACCTGCAACAGAGCACGATGTGCTGTGACCAGCTATGGCACAGGCCAGCTGCTCGCCCTCCCCAGCCCCAACTGGGGGCGTCTTCATCCTTTCCAcagtttattgagtgcctgctacaCACCAAGCACTATTCCGggtactggggatacagcagGGAAACGAGGCAGAGGAAGcccttgccctcatggagcttacattctagttcaGGGATGCAAACAAGTCAAATAAATAAGGAGTTCTGAGAGCAAGGGTGCTCTGAAGAATTCAGAACAGGTGGTGTGGCACCCCTGCAGAAGGGGTCCTAGGAGTGACCTCTCCAAGGAGGAAACTGCCAAGCTGAGATTCgagtgggatgggggtgggggagctctGGAAAGATGGGGGAAGAGTTGGAGGCAGTGATGACAGAAGTCCAGTGGTGGCAAAAGCCTGAGGCCTCAAAGAACCAGGAGAAGAGAGTGGGGCAGGACCGTGGAGGTGAACgcagggagggggctgggagCCCAGTGCAATGACCGGGGGCCTGGGGAGAACCTGAGTTCAAAGGGATGCTGAGAAAGAAGCTTCTAGGTAGGGGAATGGCCTGGTATGCTCTGCATTTTTAGTTGGCCGTGGTGTGGAGACGGGGGTGGGAGGGCACGAATGGCTGCAGGGATATAAGAGCTGGGGGCCAGGGTGTGGCATGGCAGCCCTGGTGCCAGACAGGCTGGCGGCAGTGGGGATGGGGGGAGTGCTCGGGTGGTGGGGCAGGGGCCGCCAGGACTGGCTGAAGGATGAGGTCCAGGGGAGGTAGAAGTCAGGGAGCGAGCCCAGGTGGATGTGAGGCTGCTTCCCCAGGGAACTGCAGGGCTGAAGGTGTCAGGGGGGCTTTGGCCAGGTGCAGGTTGACACCATTTAGTCAACTGGTGGAGGGGCTGGAAGCAGGGATTCCGGAGTCATCGGCTTACATGTGGGACTGAAAGCCGGGGGCTGGAGGAACAGGACACCAGGACTCACCGGGGCGTGGGTGAGcagggtgaggtggggagaggggaagtgGGGGTCGGGAGGTCAGGCCGCGCCGATGCCCCCAGCAGCTCAGGGTCCAGGATATAAATCTCATCCTGTGCGATCTCAGTCACATAGTTGAGGTGCTCCTGTGGGGGGGAGGTCAGGGCAGGAGGTCAGGGCACCTGACGGAGGGGGCCGAGGGGCAGCAAGGCTGGCAGACCTGGAGAAGCCTCTGCTGTGAGCACAAACACCGAAAGGAGGTGGCCAGGCAAGGGGCCCTGCCTGTCCCTCTCCCACTCCTTCCCACTCCTGACGCCTCCTCCGACTGCCCAGCCTTTACCAGATGAGCTGGCACCTGGCCCGAGTGCCTTTGCTTCTATGTCTCCCTAGATGGCTCTGGGCTTCCAGGCCCTCCTGCCCACCCAGCAAGCCTTTGCTAGGTATCCGGCTGCCTTTCCGGCTGGCACCACGCTGTACTCTCCAGTGTGGAGGGCAGGGCCGCAACCCAGGCTGTGCACACACAAGTGTGAAGGCCCTCAGAGGCATGAGGACAGAGGTGAGCCCATCAGGGGAGCACCCCAGGAGAGGCGACCCTGGGGCCCGGAACCAGCTGTGGCTGGAGCAGGCCTGCAATCGCTCACCTGGGCTCGGTCGATCCTGTAGAAGCGGCTGGCAGTGGTGGCTGTGGGAGAGAGGGCAGCCGAGGATCAGGGAGTGCCATGTCCAGGCCTAGGTCCTCTGCTGCCCCCACCTGGGTTCCCCTAGGGAGGGGACAGGAAACAGCCTGGCACTCTGGGAGTAGACTCACCGTCCAGGAAGCACCACTTGGGGGACAGTTTCTGGCATGTCGGGGACTTGGCTCCAGCACCATCGGGCTCCTGTGGAGAGAAGCAAAGGCCAGGCTGGGACAGAGTGGGGGCCAGGGAGGGAAGGGAACTTGGAGTAGGGTCACCAGCACAGAGGAGGCTCTGCAGGGCGAGAGGGGCATGTCCTCACTTCTCGCCACCCTCTTGGTGGGCACCTGGGGAGGCCCCACCCCTTACCTGCTGCAGTCTCTCGATGTGGGCGCGGCAGAGCTCTAGGTCACTGTCTCCTGGGACCACCACAGTGCCCAGCGGCACGGCTGGAGGACAGAGCACCTGTCAGCAGCTGGCTGCATCCCACAGCCCTGCCCAAGGGGGCACCGGCTGCCTCATCCCCTCCTGGCCACCCTGCCAGACCACCCCACGGCACTcacaggcctccttgagctgctccTTGTCGTAGTGCAAGGCCTCGTAGTCGTGCATGCTGACGCGACTCACCTGGATGCGCAGCTGCTCGGGCACCGGCTGCTGGCTGTCGGGCAGGGCCGGTAAGCGGGGGCTCAGCAAGGGCCCTGCCTGGGTGCCACCCTCGGCCTGGCACCAAACCACGTGCCGAGAGAAGGTCCCGCCCCACTCCAACACCCCTGGGGCAGAGGGACAGTCAGccccttttacagatggggaaaccaaggcccagagagggcaggctCTGGCCTCGGCGCCCAGGGCACGTGGCGGGGTGGGACGTACTCGCTGTGCAGGGGGGCGGCGCTCCGCCGCTTGGCTTTCTGCACCATGGTGGCCTGGTTGCGCAGGGCGATGCGGATGCGTGAGGCTGCAAGCTTGCAGGGCTCGCCGTCCACCTGCACCGGGATGGCCTTGGACGTGGTGAGCACCACCTCACGGCACTGCGTCAGCCGCTCGCCGTGCCCGCCCACCTGCAGCGCGGCCTGTGGACACAGGAAGCTCGGGTCAGATGGCACCAGGGCTGGGGGTGGCGGGCCCCAGGCTCTGCTCCTTCCGAAGCAGAAGCTCTAGCCAGAGAACAAAGGTGAGAGTGACCCCTGGtcagagggcagaggggagggcgAGACCctaggtggggaggggagggggcagaggcaaCGAAGGTGACTCCTCAGTCAGAGTGGGGAGTGAAGGTATCCCGAGGCATAGCGAGGAAAGGGGGTGGGTGCCGCTCTCGAGCCAGAGGAACGAGACAAAGAAGGAAGGTGAGGATGAACTAGGCTGCCGTGGCCCATGGAGGCGAGTGTGGATGACCCCTTCCACCTTTGGGCTGTGCTCCCAGGCACCGTGGGGCCAGCGCCCACTCACCAAGGACGTCATGGTGAAGCCAATGACCTCGAGGTAGCCGTCGTCATGCCGCTGGGGCTCAAAGTCGTGGTGCTCCCCAGGGTGGCCCCAGGGCATGGTGCCTGCACAGTACCTGCATGGGCGGGCGATGACACGGGCCTCAAAACACAGTCTCTACAGGAGAGGACAGCAGggccccatccccccaccccaggagGCCCCTCCTCACCTGGGGATGTTCAGGAAAACAACACACTGGGGTTTCAGGTCCTGGATCTTAGGAGTCAAGTCTGTTCCATCACACTAGAGGCGGGCGGGGAGGGTGTTGAGGTGCATGTGCCAGGTGGCCTCCCTCCCTTCCGGCCCGCCTACCCGCGGCAGCCTGGCCCCACTCACCACCACTCGGATGTGCTTGGCCAGGTCCTTGGAGCTGCCCATCAGGAAGTCGGAGAAGGCTGTCTGTGGGAGACAGAGAGCGTCACCATCTGCTGACAGAGATCTTTCCTTACCAGCACCCAGCAGGGCTCCTGGGGCCTGGTGGACACAGGTGGGCAGGGGCACGGGTGGTAGAAGAGGTGGGCACAGGCGGGGGTGCAGACCCACTCACCCCAGCGTAGAACATCTTATTCCGAAAGCGGCTGTTGAATTTCTCTGGGTTGGCCTCTGGGTGGAGACAAGCAGGGGGGCCAGTGAGTCACCCCAGCCTGCccaggtggggttgggggagggctGGGATGGATGCCTTCACTGGCAGGAGCAGGGTCTGACCCTCCTGGGGACACTCCTGTGCCCACCCTGCCCTGGCCTCAGTGGGAGGCTGCCAACCTCGAGACTCGTGGAACTCCAGGGTGACATGGGCGTCAaagcccaggctgaagtagtTGTTGAAGACATCCAGGGGCAACTGGAAAAAGGTCAAGGGACCAAAATGAGGGCTGGGCCTTACAGATGTCCCCGCTCCAGGGGCCTTGTGTGGCCGAGCCAGCTCAGCCCATCTGTTCACAGGCCTTTCCTGGTCAGCAGTGTCTGCCTTCACCTGCCGTCAGGCGCAGCCCTACTCTGCCTGGTGGCTCCTGGGGGATTTCCCTGCATGCCTGGCAGCATCTCTTCCCTGTCAGCTCCCCTAACACTTCTTCCTGACATGCCATGTGGAACACGACAGTGGAGCTTGGTTTTGCTCACTGCTGAGAGTAGTGCCTGGCAGGTAGCACGCGCTCAGTGCATGTTTGTGGAATAAAGCAGCatcttctggccaggcgtggtggctcacgcctgtaatcccagcactttgggaggccg
Coding sequences within:
- the DGKZ gene encoding diacylglycerol kinase zeta isoform X2, encoding MAEGPGGGGQRGDWAGGGRAAEEEVVRRRCRRGEEAQVAQPWPEGPRATAAGPPVEERFRQLHLRKQVSYRKAITKSGLQHLAPPPPTPGAPCSESERQIRSTVDWSESATYGEHIWFETNVSGDFCYVGEQYCVARMLKSVSRRKCAACKIVVHTPCIEQLEKINFRCKPSFRESGSRNVREPTFVRHHWVHRRRQDGKCRHCGKGFQQKFTFHSKEIVAISCSWCKQAYHSKVSCFMLQQIEEPCSLGVHAAVVIPPTWILRARRPQNTLKASKKKKRASFKRKSSKKGPEEGRWRPFIIRPTPSPLMKPLLVFVNPKSGGNQGAKIIQSFLWYLNPRQVFDLSQGGPREALEMYRKVHNLRILACGGDGTVGWILSTLDQLRLKPPPPVAILPLGTGNDLARTLNWGGGYTDEPVSKILSHVEEGNVVQLDRWDLHAEPNPEAGPEDRDEGATDRLPLDVFNNYFSLGFDAHVTLEFHESREANPEKFNSRFRNKMFYAGTAFSDFLMGSSKDLAKHIRVVCDGTDLTPKIQDLKPQCVVFLNIPRYCAGTMPWGHPGEHHDFEPQRHDDGYLEVIGFTMTSLAALQVGGHGERLTQCREVVLTTSKAIPVQVDGEPCKLAASRIRIALRNQATMVQKAKRRSAAPLHSDQQPVPEQLRIQVSRVSMHDYEALHYDKEQLKEASVPLGTVVVPGDSDLELCRAHIERLQQEPDGAGAKSPTCQKLSPKWCFLDATTASRFYRIDRAQEHLNYVTEIAQDEIYILDPELLGASARPDLPTPTSPLPTSPCSPTPRSLQGDAAPPEGEELIEAAKRNDFCKLQELHRAGGDLMHRDERSRTLLHHAVSTGSKDVVRYLLDHAPPEILDAVEENGETCLHQAAALGQRTICHYIVEAGASLMKTDQQGDTPRQRAEKAQDTELAAYLENRQHYQMIQREDQETAV
- the DGKZ gene encoding diacylglycerol kinase zeta isoform X5; this translates as MEPRDGSPEARSSDSESASASSSGSERDAGPEPDKAPRRLNKRRFPGLRLFGHRKAITKSGLQHLAPPPPTPGAPCSESERQIRSTVDWSESATYGEHIWFETNVSGDFCYVGEQYCVARMLQKSVSRRKCAACKIVVHTPCIEQLEKINFRCKPSFRESGSRNVREPTFVRHHWVHRRRQDGKCRHCGKGFQQKFTFHSKEIVAISCSWCKQAYHSKVSCFMLQQIEEPCSLGVHAAVVIPPTWILRARRPQNTLKASKKKKRASFKRKSSKKGPEEGRWRPFIIRPTPSPLMKPLLVFVNPKSGGNQGAKIIQSFLWYLNPRQVFDLSQGGPREALEMYRKVHNLRILACGGDGTVGWILSTLDQLRLKPPPPVAILPLGTGNDLARTLNWGGGYTDEPVSKILSHVEEGNVVQLDRWDLHAEPNPEAGPEDRDEGATDRLPLDVFNNYFSLGFDAHVTLEFHESREANPEKFNSRFRNKMFYAGTAFSDFLMGSSKDLAKHIRVVCDGTDLTPKIQDLKPQCVVFLNIPRYCAGTMPWGHPGEHHDFEPQRHDDGYLEVIGFTMTSLAALQVGGHGERLTQCREVVLTTSKAIPVQVDGEPCKLAASRIRIALRNQATMVQKAKRRSAAPLHSDQQPVPEQLRIQVSRVSMHDYEALHYDKEQLKEASVPLGTVVVPGDSDLELCRAHIERLQQEPDGAGAKSPTCQKLSPKWCFLDATTASRFYRIDRAQEHLNYVTEIAQDEIYILDPELLGASARPDLPTPTSPLPTSPCSPTPRSLQGDAAPPEGEELIEAAKRNDFCKLQELHRAGGDLMHRDERSRTLLHHAVSTGSKDVVRYLLDHAPPEILDAVEENGETCLHQAAALGQRTICHYIVEAGASLMKTDQQGDTPRQRAEKAQDTELAAYLENRQHYQMIQREDQETAV
- the DGKZ gene encoding diacylglycerol kinase zeta isoform X1; its protein translation is MAEGPGGGGQRGDWAGGGRAAEEEVVRRRCRRGEEAQVAQPWPEGPRATAAGPPVEERFRQLHLRKQVSYRKAITKSGLQHLAPPPPTPGAPCSESERQIRSTVDWSESATYGEHIWFETNVSGDFCYVGEQYCVARMLQKSVSRRKCAACKIVVHTPCIEQLEKINFRCKPSFRESGSRNVREPTFVRHHWVHRRRQDGKCRHCGKGFQQKFTFHSKEIVAISCSWCKQAYHSKVSCFMLQQIEEPCSLGVHAAVVIPPTWILRARRPQNTLKASKKKKRASFKRKSSKKGPEEGRWRPFIIRPTPSPLMKPLLVFVNPKSGGNQGAKIIQSFLWYLNPRQVFDLSQGGPREALEMYRKVHNLRILACGGDGTVGWILSTLDQLRLKPPPPVAILPLGTGNDLARTLNWGGGYTDEPVSKILSHVEEGNVVQLDRWDLHAEPNPEAGPEDRDEGATDRLPLDVFNNYFSLGFDAHVTLEFHESREANPEKFNSRFRNKMFYAGTAFSDFLMGSSKDLAKHIRVVCDGTDLTPKIQDLKPQCVVFLNIPRYCAGTMPWGHPGEHHDFEPQRHDDGYLEVIGFTMTSLAALQVGGHGERLTQCREVVLTTSKAIPVQVDGEPCKLAASRIRIALRNQATMVQKAKRRSAAPLHSDQQPVPEQLRIQVSRVSMHDYEALHYDKEQLKEASVPLGTVVVPGDSDLELCRAHIERLQQEPDGAGAKSPTCQKLSPKWCFLDATTASRFYRIDRAQEHLNYVTEIAQDEIYILDPELLGASARPDLPTPTSPLPTSPCSPTPRSLQGDAAPPEGEELIEAAKRNDFCKLQELHRAGGDLMHRDERSRTLLHHAVSTGSKDVVRYLLDHAPPEILDAVEENGETCLHQAAALGQRTICHYIVEAGASLMKTDQQGDTPRQRAEKAQDTELAAYLENRQHYQMIQREDQETAV